The following is a genomic window from uncultured Desulfovibrio sp..
CCTGTTAGGGCGCGGCTGGTAAGAAAGCCTTACAGGCGCATATGAAGAACCACCGGCTTTGCCGGTGGGTTCCTTTTGCTATCTTCCCAGGGCCACGGCCACGTTGAGGCTCAGGCGCAGGTGCTGGCTGGCGTTATCCAGTGCCTGGCGGAAGTGCTGTTCGGCTTCTGTGCGGCTCTGGAACAGGCTGTCCAGCAGGCACTGCGGGCTGAACATGGTATCGGCATTGCGGCCCAGGTCGGACACGGCGTAGCTGAACAGGTCGCCGCGGCGGGCGTCCAGTTCCCGTAGCATGGCCATGAATTCTTGCCGGAGGCCGGCCGCGCGCCGGCTCCAGTCCTGCCACAGCGCCAGCAGTGCGGCCTCCTGCGGGCCGGGGACGTGTCTCCGGTCGCGGTGCGGCGGATAGAAGCAGCCGTTACGGTACAGGGGCAGCGCTTCCGGTGCAGCAGGCAGGGCCGGGGCTATCTCCATACTGGTGAGGTAGGCCACGGCCTCGCTCATGCGGCATTGGGGCAGCTGCTTGTAGCTGCTCAGACGGAAATGGTTGTTGAAGCGCGACCATATCTGCGGGTACAGCCCCCTGCCGCGGCGCTCTGCCGGGATGCCCTCCACCCTTGCCCGGACGATGGCCTGCAACGTACACTGCTGGTCAGGTGTGATGGCAGCTTCCGCCGTCTGCGGGGCCGGACGTTCGGCGCGGCCGTGCATCCAGTAGTTCCACAGGGCGTCGTCGCTTTCGGCCTGGTAGAGTTCTATCTTTGCCCGCAGCTCCGGCCGCACCTTTCTGGGATTGATGCTGTTGAGGTAGGCAGGGAGCTTGCGGACAGGCATGCAGAGCATTTCCCGCTCGCTGCCGTCCTGGGCAACCGTTGCGATTATCGCAACAGTCCAGCGTTCCTTGTTTGCGTTGAGTTTCACGCTTTGTGAACCCCAATCAAGCCCCATGTTTTCCACAATGGGGCGCATGGGCGTATAGGGCTGGTTCTGGTAGTCGATGCAGAAGATGGTGTCGCCGTGGAAGGTGACGGGAGAAAGCTGGCACATGATGGCTGGGGATTGCGGAGAAACAAAAAAGGCGGCATGACGCTCCCCAGCCGTAAGAGCTGCCGGATCCTCGCGGATACCGGACGTCATGCCGCCAAAATTTGCCAACAGGCAAAGTGGCTTTGTTGTTTCTCCATCTGCAAAGCCGCGCTTGGGGACAACGGCAGGCGGTAGACTATCGCCTCTTACGGTTGGGAAGCTCAGGAGGCCACAGAATGCCGCCCTTGTCAACAAAAAAGGCCACCTTTAGGGTGGCCATGTACGTATGGCAAAGGTAATTTAACACTTATAAATAGCTGAGTTTTGCTTTTATAATTTGACTAATTCTATTCAGGAAGATCAGCCCGTATGGCCCAAAGAAATTGGATAAATGTGAAGCATGGGATATTTAGTAATTGACAAACATGGGGAATTTTTACCTCTTTATAGTTAGCTAATTTCCCATTTTTAGCCAGTTCACCTGTTGCAACTGAAGCGGAAAGTCCTTTTGCGTGCGCAACAACATATGGGTCTGCTTTTAGCGTTTCAAGAGTTCCCTCAGGAAATGAGCTATCTTTCCCATAAACCTTAACATAGGCATCCATGACTGCTGGCATATGGGTATACGCATTGTCTTTAGGAATGAAAAAATGCTCTTTGTTTTGTTTTATCCACTGCGCAAGTCCATCTTCACCTTCGCCAATTTCATCGAAGACAGATTCTGGAATTTTTATTTTTCCCTGCTTACCACAGTCAACTAGCCAATCCCAAAATAAATTGTTTGTAGATATTGGAAACTGGACACGATTTGCATTAACAAGAATGCATGTATCAAAAATGTACATCATCGTGCCACCTTCTCCAGTCTTGCGACAGATATACCTAACAAAGAAGATGCATCATTAAATCCTATATACCCATTGCTTGCAGCATTTATCAATGTCGAAACAAGTTTTTTACCAAAATGAAAGGCCATAACAGTATTTGCATCTGGTCCACCACGTACATCGTTTCTAAGAGATTGAGCGCGCTCAATACAAGTTTGTACTACATAAGCATAATCAGTATGTGTTATCTTGTTGATATCTTTTGCGCGTCTCGCAATAACTATAGAACTCACTTTAAATTTTTTTGCAATCTTATCAATAGATTGCATTAGCGGCTCTTGAAATTTTTCTTTAATTAGTTCGTTCTCAGGAACAAGATACTCCGCCGCAACTGCATTGCAAAAAGTTTCTTGGAATCTATCATAATGAGATTTAATTACCCCATCACCATTGCAATAGCCTGTAGCTCCAATAAAAATATGACATATTTCATGCAAAAGAGAAAAAACTCGCGCCTTGAGAGTATCATTTGGATTAATAATAATCATAGGAACCAAAGAGTCTGCAATACACATTCCACGAAATTCTTCTAGTGGAATTGCAGAATGATGGCTTCCTAGATCGCCAAGAAGAATAACGTAGATTCCAGCATGCTGAGCTTGCTCTCGAAGGGCTTTAAAAAACTCAGCTTCATCACGGATTTTAGAGACTTTGCGAGGATCTGGCCCAAGCACAGACCGTATGGCGGCAACTACGCTAGACACAGAAGAGTTACTTGTCTCGGAATTAACGAAGGCAAGAGGAACTTCCTCTTCAGCTTCTGCAATATCTTTCAAAGCCTTGTGTAAAGAGATAATACGACGCTTAAGTGCTGAAAACTCAGGAGAATCTGCAGTGTGCGGCCTAGAATCTACTGTGCGAAAATCTGCTAAGAATTCTTCCTTATGCGGAGGGATCGGGAGAAAAAAAGTGATTTCTGGGCGCCGGTAAGCTTTAGCCAGAGCTTTTAACAAAGTGCTGGAAAGGGGGTGCTCTCCAGACTCGATAGACTGAAGGCGCTCTGCAGGCGTTACTCCAGGTTTTTGTCCTCGTGGTTTAAGAGGATGGATTTTAGCTCGGTCGGCGGCTTCTTCAAGAGAAAGTCCCGCATCCTCCCGAGCCCAGCGGAGAATAGTCGGATTGGCAGGAACAGAATGGGAAGAAACCATAATGACCTCAAAAAAGATAAATGAAAAATTTTTTCAAAAATACTCAAGAACGAGGGATATTGCAAGCCTTTATGGGGCGCTATACATCTCCATGCCAGGATGAAAACAAAATGGAATTGCAAGTTATAATATGCGCTTCTATGTCTTTTATGTTGACAATGCACACCTGTAAGACATATTTTTTATGAAAAAAGGACAGCATATGCCGACAACCAGCATGACCATTCGTATGGACAGTGCGGTCAAGCAGCAGGCCCAGGAGCTGTTTGCCGCGCTAGGCATGGATATGACCACAGCGGTCAATATCTTTTTGCGGCAGGCCATCCAGCGGCAGGGACTTCCTTTTGAGGTGGCGCTGAACCAGCCCAACCGTGAAAGCCTTGAGGCATTGGCCGAAGTCCGGGAGATGAAGCAGCATCCTGAGCGTTACAAGGGCTATACGGATGCCGAGGCCATGATGAAGGAGCTGCTCGCCTGATGCTCACCATAAAGCCTACCACCAAATTCCAGAAGGACGTGAAACGGGCGCAGAAGCGCGGCTATGACATGGCGCTGCTGACGGAGATCATCAAGCAACTGGCGGCAGGGGAGCCCCTGCCCGCAAAGAACCGGGATCATGCCCTGTCCGGCAACTTTGCCGGATGCCGTGAATGCCATATCGCGCCGGACTGGCTGCTGGTGTACGAGATCGCAGATGAGGAGCTTGTCCTCTATCTGCTGCGGACAGGTACGCACAGCGACTTGTTCTGATTTGCCCTGAATCATCTTGCCAAGCAGGCCGCTGCCCCGCACGATGCGAAGGCAACGGCCTGTTTTGGGCTGGTGAGGTTCACGTACCGGCACGTCTCCACCACTGCCCTACTCTCATCGCCCCATCTCAGCCTCGGCGGCGAGGCGGGCATGATAGAGGGAACACATGGCGAAGCCTGGGCAGTTGTCGATGTCGTGACGAGGCGGGCAGGCGTTCTTTCTGGCCCGTTGTCCATCCTCGGTCGTCTCGTACCAGGAACAGCCTTTGGGGCGAAGCGTTTTGCCACCGGCCCTGTCTTTCGCCAGAAGGACAGCTACGCGGGCCTCGAACTCTGCGGCGTCCTCAAAGTTATATTCCGCGCACAGTGTAGAATAAAAGCCAGGGCAAACCCCGCTTGCCCCTCGTTTACCGTATTTGATGCAGGGGTTGTCGTACAGGCAGAACTCGCAGCGGCTGCACAGGTTTTTCCGCCGTTCCAGCCATTCACGTTCTTGTTCGGTCAGCATTTTTCCCTCCCGGCTGCTCGTCAGGCCGTGGCCGCCACGCCACGACGACGCCCCAGGGCGGGCGTTTCGCGTTTAACGCTCGTTCTTTTGTGTTACAACGAATCCCAAAGCCTCAGCCAAATCGTGAGGCATTTTGAGGATGGGGATGCCATTAAGGCATGCGGCTACCATTTCGGTGCTTGCAGTATTTTCTTTGCTGCTGTCAGCCTTCTTTTCTTCGGGTATTCTGCTCTCCTTTGCTGCTATTCGATTTGCAGCAAGCATATTTGCTGCGCAAAAAACGGGCTTTGCTACGACACAAAACCCGTTTACCTGCCGGCAGCGTTCCGCAGCTCTTCCCGCGTCAGCAGGCGCACGTCTTCGCAGCGCACCAGGCGCGGGCCGTCTATCCATATCCACCAGCGGCCGTCAGCACCCAGGTGGGGCGGGGCTTTTGTCCAGACAGTGCCGCAGCACGGTCCATCGCCGTCATCCTCCCAGTGCGCAAAGACCCTGACGGGTTTGTCCAGCCCTTCCGGTCTGGGAGGCGCAGGCGCGGCGTCAATGAGCCAGTCGCGTACCAGGGCGGCCACGGCGTCGGCTGACAGGGCCGTGTATTTGCCGTCCGGGCAGTGCCAGCAGCCGTTGAGCTTGACGCGAAACAGGCCGGCATCCTCGTTTTGCCCGGAAAACTGGGCAAAGTCGTAGAGCAAAACGGCGTCCGTTTTGCCCTGCTTTTTGAGCAAAATGGACGCCGCCTTATCGTTGGGGTCAGACATGGGACCTGCCAGCCAGACGTTCCCGATCCCTTGCGGACATCTCGCGGATGGGCTGCACCATGCCGCAGCGGCCGGAGTCCATGTAGGTACCGTCAGGGGAGAGTTCTCTCACAAAGGCCATGCAGCGGTTGCCGGCGCAGCGGAGTTCCGCATGCGGATCAGGGCCGCCAAAACAGAACGGGCACAGACGATCGTGCCCGTTGTTGCTACTCGTTGTGGTGTATTCTTCGTACATACTGAAAAGCCCGCCTTTTGCCGGGCGGGTGCGGGCTTGAGGAGGTTATGCGCAGAGAAAATGTCTAGGCCGTGGCGTCTGACGTATCCCATGCCGGGCAGCCGTTGCGCTGCTGGCAGTCGTAGCAGTCGTCTTCCGTAATCTGGGCGCCGTTGTGGGGGCAGGTGAACGTCTGATATGGCGGGACGAAGGCTGCCGTCTGCTCCTGTGCCGGTTCAGGCACGGCGGCGTCGGCCCCGGTCTGCGTGGCATCCAGAGCAGGAGATTCCTGGGGATGCGGTGTTTCTGGCTGTTCCTGCGGTGTGGCAGATGCCCTAGCGGCGGCTTCCTTGATGACGCGCTTGCAGTCGGTCTTGCTCCAGGCTTCGGGCTGTCTGCTACCGGCCAGGAAGCAGGCGGCCTCCAGCGTGAGGCCCGCGTCCTCCCAGGTCGCAAGGGCCTCCTGGCGCAAGTCCTCAAGCTCCTGTTGCGCCTTTCTTCGAGCCTCTGTCTTGTCCTGTTTGGCGTTGGGCGCGGCATCTTCCTGGCCCCTGTCGACAAGAGAGGTGCCTTCCCTGATCGCTTCGACGGACGTATAATGCGGGGCCTCCTCTACAGGTTTTGCCCAGCTTCCATCCTCCTGCGGGATCAGCTCGATGGTGTCCCTCAGCTCGTCTTCCGTCTTGAGGCCCATAGCAATTTCCGGTGCATGGACACGGACAAACCAGGACACGGCCCGGTAGCGGAGCATAAGCTCGGGCATGGACTGCCATTTGCTGCTGTTCTTGAACCAGCCTTCATGTTTGGCCAGCCCGATGGTGATGAGCGGGCCTTCCACAATCTCACCGGTGGTCAGTTCCTTGGCCACGGCCCGGCAGCCCCAGTCGTCCTTTCCCTGTGTCCCCTGGAAGTTGTAGCGGATGGTCGAGAATCGCCCGGAATTGTTGAGCGTGGCCAGCAGGAACTGGGCCGTCCAGGCGGGGCGTCCATGCACAACATAAATGTTTTGCATGACAGCCAGGGGGTTGGCCTTCATGCGCATGGCCATGTCCAGGGCCACGACGCAGCAGCCGATGGCTTCTTCAATGCTGGAGCAGCCTCTCCGCTTGCCCTTCTCGTCGGTGTAGGGAGCGCGGAACGTATCAGGCACGAAGGGGACCGTGATGAACATGCGGGCCATGCGCTGGAGGTTTTCAAAGCCGGAGATGGTCTCCAGGCTGATGGGCATATCGCCGGTGGCCATAGCGGGCTTGCGTTGCAGAGTACTGAGAGTGGTCGTCAGGCTCATGTCATCTCCTCCACCGGCATCCATGGAACACCGGACAATATTTTTCGGTACAGGTCTGGGATTTGGGATTGCCGTAAAAGTCGCCGCTGCGGATCATGCGGACGGCCATCTGGAGCAGGCCGGGCTGTTCTTCCGTGCCCACCAGCAGCTCGCGAGCGCCGGTGATGACGCCCACGGCGGCGCGGCGGCCCTTGTCCGTCTTGGCCACCTGTAGGCCGATGATCTCGGCAGGGGCGGTGATGGGCCGACCGATGGCGGCGCCGGCCAGCAGCTCGTAGACGGCGATCTGGGCGGCATGACGCCCGGTGGATACCGTGCCGTCAGCCGACACGGCGCTTTTGCCGGTCTTGATGTCCGCGATGCCGAGGTCGCCGACGGCATCCACCGTGATGCGGTCGGTGGTTCCGGTGAGCGTCAGGCCGATGTCGGTAATGTGCAGGGCCTCGCAGGTGGCCTCCACGGCCACGTACTGCTGTTTCGGGGCGATGTCCCGGCAGTAGAGGGTATGCAGGGCAATGCCGATGCGCTCAGCTTCGGACTGGGAGTCTTCGCCCCAGTCCACGTCCTCTTCCGGACGGTGGATGGCGTCGGCCACGGCGCCGGCAGCCTCGTCTGCCGTGAGACTGCTGCCATCAAGACGGGACTGGTCGTAAAGGGCCGTGCCGGCATGAACTGCCGTGCCCAGCTGGGCCGCGCCGGACTTGGGCAGACGCAGGCCACGAATATGCTTGGCCTCCCACCTGGCCGGGCAGTCGAACAGTTCAGGCAGGCTGGACGCCCGGATGGTTATGGTTTCCATCGTCTTCCTCCGCAAAATCTTCTTCAACGAGCGCGTCCAGGCGCTCTTCTTCATCCAGTGTTTCTTCCCAGCAGCGTTGCCCGCGCGGCAGGCGGCATTGCTCGGACCACGGTTCGAAAAACGGGCAGGGATTGTAGCACATGACCTGCCCTCCTATCTGGAGACGATGAGCGGCGAGCACGCGGACGTTTCTGCCGGGAGTTCGCCGACAAGGGCGAACAGGGCGAGCAAAAGCAGAACGCACGCCCAGCCCGCGGCATTGCGGCGTGGGGAGAGTTCGTCCCGGAGTTCCTGCCAGAACGGGCGGTGAATGTTGCGCATGAGGTCCTCCTTGGGAAAAAAATGCCCGGCAGCGCGGTACACTGCCGGGGAATGAGTCATGAAAAGCCCTGCTCTGTAAAAGCCACAACAGAGCAGGGCCTGCCGCTGCATGCTTGGCGGGAGGTTTTTCGGCGAAATGTCAGCGCCGCCCCGTTACACGCTTGCCCTGCTATCAGCGGCGTTTGCAGGACTCTCCACGGAGGCGGGAGCAAATGCTTTGGCGGATGAGGTGGGATTCGAACCCACGGTGGACATGACGCCCACGGCGATTTTCAAGATCGCTGCCATGACCATTCTGCCACTCATCCGTATTGGTCGGAGCGGCGGGGATCGAACCCGCGGCCCCCGGCTCCCAAAGCCGGTGCGCTGCCACGCTGCGCTACGCTCCGAAAAAATGAGGGCCGCGCCCCCTGTGGACGCGGCCCCGGCTTCTGCTGATTATCCTAACCCGGAACCCTCGCCGACGTGAGCAGAAGCCCCAGTTCCGGCAACGACGGTGAGGTAAGGCTGTGTCGCTGCCGGTCAGAGGCAAGAAAAAAGGCCCCTCGTTTCCGGGGGGCCTTGGTGGTGCTTTTTGTACAATGGCTACTTGTTTTCGCCCTTCTTGCCGAGATGGACGGCGTAGAGAAAGGCGCCGATGCACACGACAACCGTTGCGATCCATGCTGCGGTCATAGGAACCTCCTTGAGATGTAGACGCTTCCAACCAATGCGCCAATACCGACGGCAATTGCCCACAGATTGTTCTGGAACAGGCCGATCAGCATAGAGCCCGCGCTGATTTTTTCAAGCCAGTCAGCGATCCGCTTCATATTGTCATCCTTTCTTTCACGATAGCCATTACTCCATGGCTTGTCGAATGTTTTCCACTTCCATTCCCGCCGTCCATCGCTGGATGTCAGTCTGGAATCAGAAAACGATATCGGTCCAGCGGCTTTCCCCGCCTTCGCATCTCCGGGAGTTGTCCCGGCTTTTTCGGCGTCGTCATGCTGTCCGGCTCTACGGCTCACACTTGCGCCCCGTGCGGTCTGCCCGCGTGTATTGCCGGGGGAGGATACCCCGCCTGCACCTGTACGGCAGCCGGAGAACCTGCCCCGTGAACGCTGCCCTGACGGCCCGGCAAAGACAGATGCCCCCAGCCGCGGGCACCCCCAGTGGCCGGCCTTTCTGAGCTGCTGGCAGGTCTACCCCGTGCAGCAGGGGCAGGAGGCGGCCTGGCGCGAATGGATGCGCCTGCA
Proteins encoded in this region:
- a CDS encoding PD-(D/E)XK nuclease family protein, whose amino-acid sequence is METITIRASSLPELFDCPARWEAKHIRGLRLPKSGAAQLGTAVHAGTALYDQSRLDGSSLTADEAAGAVADAIHRPEEDVDWGEDSQSEAERIGIALHTLYCRDIAPKQQYVAVEATCEALHITDIGLTLTGTTDRITVDAVGDLGIADIKTGKSAVSADGTVSTGRHAAQIAVYELLAGAAIGRPITAPAEIIGLQVAKTDKGRRAAVGVITGARELLVGTEEQPGLLQMAVRMIRSGDFYGNPKSQTCTEKYCPVFHGCRWRR
- a CDS encoding DUF4411 family protein, translating into MMYIFDTCILVNANRVQFPISTNNLFWDWLVDCGKQGKIKIPESVFDEIGEGEDGLAQWIKQNKEHFFIPKDNAYTHMPAVMDAYVKVYGKDSSFPEGTLETLKADPYVVAHAKGLSASVATGELAKNGKLANYKEVKIPHVCQLLNIPCFTFIQFLWAIRADLPE
- a CDS encoding type II toxin-antitoxin system RelB/DinJ family antitoxin, producing MPTTSMTIRMDSAVKQQAQELFAALGMDMTTAVNIFLRQAIQRQGLPFEVALNQPNRESLEALAEVREMKQHPERYKGYTDAEAMMKELLA
- a CDS encoding phage antirepressor N-terminal domain-containing protein; the protein is MTSGIREDPAALTAGERHAAFFVSPQSPAIMCQLSPVTFHGDTIFCIDYQNQPYTPMRPIVENMGLDWGSQSVKLNANKERWTVAIIATVAQDGSEREMLCMPVRKLPAYLNSINPRKVRPELRAKIELYQAESDDALWNYWMHGRAERPAPQTAEAAITPDQQCTLQAIVRARVEGIPAERRGRGLYPQIWSRFNNHFRLSSYKQLPQCRMSEAVAYLTSMEIAPALPAAPEALPLYRNGCFYPPHRDRRHVPGPQEAALLALWQDWSRRAAGLRQEFMAMLRELDARRGDLFSYAVSDLGRNADTMFSPQCLLDSLFQSRTEAEQHFRQALDNASQHLRLSLNVAVALGR
- a CDS encoding type II toxin-antitoxin system YafQ family toxin — encoded protein: MLTIKPTTKFQKDVKRAQKRGYDMALLTEIIKQLAAGEPLPAKNRDHALSGNFAGCRECHIAPDWLLVYEIADEELVLYLLRTGTHSDLF
- a CDS encoding XRE family transcriptional regulator → MVSSHSVPANPTILRWAREDAGLSLEEAADRAKIHPLKPRGQKPGVTPAERLQSIESGEHPLSSTLLKALAKAYRRPEITFFLPIPPHKEEFLADFRTVDSRPHTADSPEFSALKRRIISLHKALKDIAEAEEEVPLAFVNSETSNSSVSSVVAAIRSVLGPDPRKVSKIRDEAEFFKALREQAQHAGIYVILLGDLGSHHSAIPLEEFRGMCIADSLVPMIIINPNDTLKARVFSLLHEICHIFIGATGYCNGDGVIKSHYDRFQETFCNAVAAEYLVPENELIKEKFQEPLMQSIDKIAKKFKVSSIVIARRAKDINKITHTDYAYVVQTCIERAQSLRNDVRGGPDANTVMAFHFGKKLVSTLINAASNGYIGFNDASSLLGISVARLEKVAR